From the Maioricimonas rarisocia genome, one window contains:
- a CDS encoding class I SAM-dependent methyltransferase: MAATRTAQDVLERHFLELRCGLLDLAAAFDRIERSEGAAAVRDDPRMEHLRKGLRILLDGGTDRAERIQLLFSDAYEEGWSE; this comes from the coding sequence ATGGCTGCCACCAGAACTGCACAGGACGTTCTCGAACGGCATTTTCTCGAGTTGCGGTGCGGCCTGCTGGATCTGGCCGCTGCCTTCGATCGGATCGAACGGTCCGAAGGGGCCGCTGCCGTGCGGGACGATCCGCGGATGGAACACCTCCGCAAGGGGCTGCGGATTCTGCTCGACGGGGGGACCGACCGGGCGGAGCGGATCCAGTTGCTCTTCAGCGATGCGTATGAGGAAGGCTGGAGCGAGTGA